AGTGGCGGCGAAGCTAAAATGTTTATCGCCGAGGGAAAAGTGTTGGTTAACGGAGAAATAGAAACCCGCAAGCGCAAAAAAATTGTTGCGGGTGACAGCATACAATTATTTGATGAATGTATACGGATCTGTTTAGACGAGTAAGCTGCTAGCTAGCACGCATCCGCATCAAACCTTCCTGGGCGCTAGAGGCGATCAACTGGCCGCCACGGGTATAAAAGCTACCACGATTAAAACCTCTGGCATGAGCCGAGCACGGGCTGTCCATGTGGTAGTAAATCCAATCATCCACTCTAAAGTCGATGTGAAACCACATCGCGTGATCTAAGCTCGCGGCCTGTAAGCCTTTGCTTAAAAACCCTATTGGATGTGGATATAAGCCCGTTTCCATCAAGCCCCAATCAGAAATATAGGTCAACAAGGTGCGATGCAAAGCCGGATCATTGGCCAGCTCGCCATTAAACTTTAACCAAAAGCCACGCTGAGGTTTTTCTATAGTCGGATCTATCGGGTTGCGTGGGTTTACCGAGCGCAAATCCACCACACCATCGGGGATGATGGCTAATACTTTTTGCAACCCGGTATTGGGAAACAGCCGCCCTACCAACTCATTATCGCCCTCCAGATCTTCCGGTGGCGGCACCTCTATAGGTAAATCTATTTGGTGCTCTAAGCCCGGCTCTACTGTTTGAAAAGAAACCGCGCAGTTGAAAATTGCTTTACCGTTTTGTATGGCGACTACCCGGCGAGTAGAAAAACTACCGCCGTCGCGTATGGGGTCTACGTCGTAAATAATAGGCCTATCTTGATCGCCTCTACGTAAAAAATAGGCGTGCAGGGAATGTGGGTGACGCTGTGGATCTACTGTGCGAGAAGCAGCATTGAGTGCCTGCGCTAATACCTGTCCACCATATACCTGTGGCAGTGGTAGCTTCAGGGTCTGCCCTCTAAATAACAGGGTATCTAGCTGTTCTACCTGTAAGTTTTTTAATAAGTCATCGATACCAAACATAGTAAGCCTTTGCAATTAGCCGTTCATTATCATGTAAAGCGGCTTACATCATACGGAAGCGAGTAATCAACGACTAATGAAAAAACAATTTAGCGAAATAAAAATTTATTTGGTTAATTTTGCCAATAGCTCTGTGATTATTTGCTCTTGATTTTTACCATTACAATCAATTATCAAGTCGGCATACTGCTTATATAGTGCTTCGCGCTCGGCAAATAAATCTTGCAGGCTTTGCCCAGGTAAACTGGCAATGCCACGGGTATCAAAATTATGGATACGCCTACGCAGCTCATCTAGGTCGGCATGCAAATACACCACGGGACCTAAGCTTTTTAATTTTTTCATACCCCAAGCACTATAGACGGCACTGCCGCCGGTAGCAATCACGTGGTGCGACAAGTCCACGCTGAGTAATACTTCTTCTTCTATACGCCTGAGATTGAGATAATCCGACTCATCTAAAATATCTTGTAGGGTTTTTCCTTCACGCAATTGAATCAATACATCGGTGTCGACAAAGTCTCTGGCGGTTTCCTTTGCTAACAAAACACCTATGGTGCTTTTGCCCGCACCAGGCATACCAATTAAAATAACACTGCCCTGACCTATCACGACGACAACTTCCTCATTTTCAAAAACATCAACATTCAATAATACTCACCGGCACCGCCAGCACATTAACCGCTAAACCGCCGCGTGAGGTTTCTTTATATTTGTCCTGCATGTCACGGCCGGTGTCACGCATGGTTTTTATCACCTGATCTAAACTCACAAAGTGATTGCCATCGCCGCGCAAGGCCATACGCGCAGCGGTTATCGCTTTAACCGCCCCCATGGCATTGCGCTCTATGCAAGGTACTTGTACCAAGCCCCCTATAGGGTCGCACGTTAAACCTAGGTTGTGCTCCATGCCTATCTCGGCGGCATTCTCTACCTGCTCTGGCGTGCCACCTAAGGCATCGGCCAATGCGGCGGCGGCCATAGAACAGGCCGAACCCACCTCACCCTGACAGCCCACCTCAGCACCACTGATAGAGGCATTGGTTTTATACAGTATACCTACTGCCGCCGCGGTTAATAAAAACCGTGGCGCATCGGCTACGCTGGCACCCGGGGAAAAATCCAGATAATAACGCAATACCGCCGGAATAATACCCGCTGCACCATTGGTAGGCGCGGTCACTATGCGGCCACCCGAGGCGTTTTCTTCATTAACAGCCAGGGCATACAGGCCCACCCAGTCCATTACATTAAGTGGGTCATCGGCCATGTTGCAGGTTTTTAACTGCCTATATAAATGGGCTGCACGACGTTTAACTTTTAAGCCGCCGGGCATTATTCCCTCGGTGCGGCAGCCCTTCTCTATGCAGGCATTCATCACCTGCCAGAGATAGAGCAAACCTTCATTGATCTCAGGTTCAGTGCGCCAGGCCTTTTCGTTCTCCATCATCAAGGCGCTAATCGATAAACCCGACTCAGCGCAGCGCTGTAGCAATTCGGCCCCAGAACTAAAGGGATAAGGCACCGGTGTATCGTCCTCAACAATAAACCCTTCCTCCGCTGCCGACTCGTCTACCACAAAGCCGCCACCCACAGAATAAAAGCAGCGCTCAGACAACACCGCACCCGCGCCATCGTAGGCGGTAAAGGTCATACCATTGGAATGAAAAGGTAGCGATTTATTGCGGTGCATAAACAAGTCTTCGGCGTAATTAAAGCCTATCTCATGCTTACCCATTACGTTGATGCGACCACCTTCACGCACCGCACTGAAGCGCTGAGCTATGCTGTCTATGTCTACGCTTTCAGGGCTATCACCCTGCAAACCTAAAATCACCGCCTTGCCCGAGCCGTGGCCGGCGCCGGTAGCACCCAAAGAACCAAACAGCTCCGCCTTTAAGCGCGCGACTTGGCTAAGCTGGCCGCTGTCATCTAAGGCCTGCGCAAAGGTTAGCGCCGCTTTCATGGGGCCAACGGTATGCGAGCTGGACGGCCCTATGCCCACTTTAAATAATTCAAACACACTGATGGCCATCGATCTTATCCTCTTTTTTATTATTGACCCTGCCTCAGCACAACGAGACAGCAGTAATTGTCAGGCACACAAACACCAAGCGCACTATTGTGCACCCTAAAAGCGCTGCACCACAAGTGCCTATTTTTTATGACAAGATATTGATTTAAAAGAAGTTTTAACAAAAACAACAGGAAAAAGACTATTTCTGAAATGCACGACTAAAAAGTCGCTATACAGCGGGGAAGTAGATGAACAGCAGTAACAACAAGTATTTTATATGAGATAGAGTAGCAGATTAAAATAATGCCCGGTCCAAATCTGGCCCGGGCATTACTAGTGATCACTGCTTGTCATAAGCGAATTCTTTAGCAAATTTCTCTTCAAGTTGCTTATCCAAAGCGGCTGAAATATCTTCCAGGCTTTTAGAAACTTGCAACTCTACTTTTTTAGCAATGGTGCCTGCATCGACATTAACAGCCGCAGGAGCTAACCACTGATTATTTGCAGTGATGCTATTCATTGCCAAAATCATAGTAGACCCTTTACTGATTCCAGTTTCAGCGACGGCGGTGGTACCACCAAAAAGACCTACGATAACGGCTAGCACAGCCACATTTTTCATTTTTACTCTCCAAATTTTGAGCGTTTACAATAATGGGCTTTTGGCCCGAATTTGCGATCACTGGCTAAACTTCAATCAATCTCAGCAAGTGTTACCGCAACGAAACGAATAGTAACACATGTTTAAGAATCGTCCAGCTTTTTAGCTGAATTTTTTATGTATTAGCTGAAATAATTTAATAAAGGGTTATTAAAAGCACCAAAATACGGGGCGCTTAAACTTGCAGTTCATTTATTGCCCAATAAAGTAACAAACTATGAAAAAAGGTAACATATTGTCGCAGCCCCACTTTATAACGCTTACCAGATAAGCAAAGTGGCTGAAATTTAATCGCCCAACGAATAAAGCAAATACCACCCCGGTAACACAAGCCTCATTAACAATGCTTATGCAAAATACATCATCATAAAAGTAACGAATACATCTGTCATGATCAAAAACCAGCCCCACTCGCCTATAACTCAAACACTTATGCAGGCCGCACAGGCAATAACAATCCACCGCATGATAAGCTGGCCGCCATATTTTTGCCGCATCAGCCATGAACTCGCGCCAAACACGGCTTATCATGCTAGCCTCAATATAAACCGCACTCCAATTAACCACTTCTAGTATTAAGCGCTTATGGAAACCCTGGACGCAGCCGTCGTTATCAAGCAACACGGGCTAACTTATTTTCGAGAATTAGCCACTTTTGGCGCTCTTTCAGACCAAGTTATCCAATACATACTCAGCGAAGGCTGCATTACCCACTATAAACAAGGTGAGTATTTACAGCGCCAAGGCACCGCCAATGACTTTCAGGTGGTTTTGAGCGGCAGGATTGCCTATTACAAACATTATGGCGGACAGGACGTACTCACCCGCTATTTTAACGCCGGTGAGCAAATGGGGTTTGACTTAATGCTGGGGATGATTCCGCACAACGGCACCGATGTAGCAGAAGCCGACAGCCAAATATTAGATATAGACTGCGGCTTGTTCTATAGGTTACACGAGCGATTTCCCGCCGACTTCGGCCTGTTAATGATTAACCTCACCCGCGAGCTGTCCCGTGAAATTGCACTATTAGAGGACGTCATAGGTGAGAGCTACAACCACACACTACCAGAGCAGTGACGGAGATTAGCCATGCCGGCATAGTGCTCTACACTTAAATTAAACCCATGGTAAGCGTCCGTGGAGAAGAGATGTAGACTGGGCCAAGGAAAAGCTCGCGGTAAAGGAGTCCATTATGAGTTCTGGTACTATCGCTTTTATAGGCCTAGGTAATATGGGTGGTAGCATGGCCGCCAACCTGGTTAAAGCCGGTTTTACTGTACGCGCCTACGACCTCAGCCCCACCGCCTTAGCTCAGGCCGAAAAAGCGGGCTGCATCGCCACTAGCTCCGCCTTAGATTGCATAGCGAGTGCCAACACCCTTATCACCATGCTCACCAGCGACGACATCGTTACTGAGCTTTACCTAAAAAACCCCGGCCTGTTTAATCATCTACCCAGTCACTGCTTGGTCATAGACTGCTCGACGATAAACCCACAAAGCTCACAGCAACTGGCCAGCGCCGCCCATGCCAAAAACCTACACTGCATAGACGCCCCCGTTTCAGGTGGCACAGCCGGTGCGCTAGCCGCCACACTCACCTTT
Above is a window of Dasania marina DSM 21967 DNA encoding:
- a CDS encoding RNA-binding S4 domain-containing protein; the protein is MRDVAITHQPVELYKILKFEGMVRSGGEAKMFIAEGKVLVNGEIETRKRKKIVAGDSIQLFDECIRICLDE
- a CDS encoding acyl-CoA thioesterase, giving the protein MFGIDDLLKNLQVEQLDTLLFRGQTLKLPLPQVYGGQVLAQALNAASRTVDPQRHPHSLHAYFLRRGDQDRPIIYDVDPIRDGGSFSTRRVVAIQNGKAIFNCAVSFQTVEPGLEHQIDLPIEVPPPEDLEGDNELVGRLFPNTGLQKVLAIIPDGVVDLRSVNPRNPIDPTIEKPQRGFWLKFNGELANDPALHRTLLTYISDWGLMETGLYPHPIGFLSKGLQAASLDHAMWFHIDFRVDDWIYYHMDSPCSAHARGFNRGSFYTRGGQLIASSAQEGLMRMRAS
- a CDS encoding shikimate kinase; protein product: MNVDVFENEEVVVVIGQGSVILIGMPGAGKSTIGVLLAKETARDFVDTDVLIQLREGKTLQDILDESDYLNLRRIEEEVLLSVDLSHHVIATGGSAVYSAWGMKKLKSLGPVVYLHADLDELRRRIHNFDTRGIASLPGQSLQDLFAEREALYKQYADLIIDCNGKNQEQIITELLAKLTK
- a CDS encoding L-serine ammonia-lyase translates to MAISVFELFKVGIGPSSSHTVGPMKAALTFAQALDDSGQLSQVARLKAELFGSLGATGAGHGSGKAVILGLQGDSPESVDIDSIAQRFSAVREGGRINVMGKHEIGFNYAEDLFMHRNKSLPFHSNGMTFTAYDGAGAVLSERCFYSVGGGFVVDESAAEEGFIVEDDTPVPYPFSSGAELLQRCAESGLSISALMMENEKAWRTEPEINEGLLYLWQVMNACIEKGCRTEGIMPGGLKVKRRAAHLYRQLKTCNMADDPLNVMDWVGLYALAVNEENASGGRIVTAPTNGAAGIIPAVLRYYLDFSPGASVADAPRFLLTAAAVGILYKTNASISGAEVGCQGEVGSACSMAAAALADALGGTPEQVENAAEIGMEHNLGLTCDPIGGLVQVPCIERNAMGAVKAITAARMALRGDGNHFVSLDQVIKTMRDTGRDMQDKYKETSRGGLAVNVLAVPVSIIEC
- a CDS encoding Crp/Fnr family transcriptional regulator, coding for METLDAAVVIKQHGLTYFRELATFGALSDQVIQYILSEGCITHYKQGEYLQRQGTANDFQVVLSGRIAYYKHYGGQDVLTRYFNAGEQMGFDLMLGMIPHNGTDVAEADSQILDIDCGLFYRLHERFPADFGLLMINLTRELSREIALLEDVIGESYNHTLPEQ